A genomic window from Algoriphagus sp. Y33 includes:
- a CDS encoding WYL domain-containing protein, translating to MTTLSIGDTVAFKSHPYNSTSEGRLVKSEIIGEHLMTPPLMVVIETLYHLKGSYDDKSGNEILPKKSHSVKCLWYNSSLHQFEETWLQQNELKKVICDYNEINITSEEFKDWKDLKYQLVSLRTIKQELEKEKRSARKEGSTKKDQITHYLEFVSPVMELLEIKKYEIKEAQFDPKNGERKKGFPKFIAKCKWYNPKGSKYSERFLPLEALNIIPEIKSDTLDSISKIIEEENYIYDVKIVNEIERKYLFKPTLLHKSGYYYLSGYNILTNKEGSIQLENKEYANAANIFGETWPKFNDERKLISKEDFINVNLKITEETFWLIKYENYHGEVTTRTITPKTINEDQIANGDETSIINYLTAYCHLRTAERHFRFDRIRSIQVIQIPESPKSPS from the coding sequence ATGACCACACTTTCAATTGGAGATACTGTTGCCTTCAAGTCTCATCCTTACAACTCAACTTCTGAGGGGAGACTGGTTAAATCAGAGATAATTGGTGAACATCTTATGACACCACCCCTAATGGTCGTTATTGAGACCTTGTATCACCTCAAAGGAAGTTATGATGACAAGTCTGGGAATGAGATTTTGCCTAAGAAAAGCCATAGTGTAAAATGCCTATGGTATAATTCTAGTCTTCATCAATTTGAAGAAACTTGGCTGCAACAAAATGAGCTTAAAAAGGTGATCTGCGATTACAATGAAATCAACATCACGTCAGAAGAATTTAAAGATTGGAAAGATCTAAAATACCAACTTGTATCTCTCAGAACCATAAAGCAAGAACTGGAAAAAGAAAAGAGGTCGGCAAGAAAAGAAGGTTCAACCAAAAAAGACCAAATAACACACTATCTCGAATTTGTTAGTCCTGTTATGGAATTGCTCGAAATAAAGAAGTATGAAATAAAGGAGGCACAATTTGACCCCAAAAACGGTGAACGAAAAAAGGGATTCCCTAAGTTTATAGCAAAGTGTAAATGGTACAATCCAAAAGGAAGTAAATATTCTGAGAGGTTTCTCCCTTTAGAGGCACTTAATATTATCCCTGAGATTAAATCCGATACACTTGATTCTATTTCCAAAATAATAGAAGAGGAGAATTACATTTATGACGTGAAAATTGTTAATGAAATTGAAAGGAAATATTTATTCAAGCCTACATTACTTCATAAATCAGGATACTATTATCTCTCTGGCTATAATATTTTAACTAATAAAGAAGGCTCAATTCAATTAGAGAACAAAGAATATGCAAATGCAGCAAATATTTTTGGAGAGACTTGGCCCAAATTTAATGATGAAAGAAAACTTATCTCAAAAGAAGATTTTATAAATGTTAATTTAAAAATAACTGAAGAGACATTTTGGCTAATAAAATATGAAAATTATCACGGCGAAGTTACTACAAGAACGATAACCCCTAAAACAATTAATGAAGATCAGATAGCAAATGGAGACGAAACATCTATTATCAACTATTTGACCGCCTACTGTCATCTTAGAACTGCTGAAAGACATTTTAGATTTGATAGAATCAGGTCAATACAAGTGATTCAAATTCCTGAAAGTCCCAAATCCCCTTCTTAA
- a CDS encoding thioredoxin family protein, with protein MKKLILICLLGYLCVPTSTLPAQVADSPGADFLHRSSPIVSPEQGDTHRGGETRSDTLPGEAAAVTVYLVHRTPESAGNLIVDLWDAEMYGLENFANHQRMEVPQMEPHMLTGLMPSEERGYRFRTPSISGPSILRLSFGDNPVIRDYWVSPGDSIMIQVNPQSSAITFSGPSSFKFRLQKELQEVLSTSVQETDVVLPFNSDDGYRTFLADPENHTAWDTISRSFGRKTSPVVAGKSELVFLKSIDYKKWEAEVSQRVGFYEKWLSEADRMAVKAGILGRLGYIHVGRLQGAYDRVVQLDEPQTEREYGLYISQYADEFAKDIPIETALQVPPFRNFLLSKSKLSADVNGKSFLEQVQGEYPSAVADRLAIQYLSDYRRRIPDFESQAKELLSQVAEPSLKAELEIMLGKFGSGSKVISFDWLGIDGKRIQTDEYKDKVILMDFWISGCGACKAFHEKILSPLISRYAEHPKVEIISVSADRKPDYWQRQNGTLNVPDAGYTPAYAEQEEGKNSFLSHYNIQSFPQWMIIRDGGSLLNLGRVPATLEEAEGLIERALANPTSQTNLL; from the coding sequence ATGAAAAAATTAATACTCATCTGCTTACTGGGATACCTATGCGTACCCACAAGCACACTCCCAGCACAAGTTGCTGATTCACCCGGGGCGGATTTTCTTCATAGGTCTAGCCCCATCGTCTCCCCTGAACAAGGAGACACCCATCGGGGCGGGGAAACCCGCTCCGATACTTTGCCGGGGGAGGCTGCTGCGGTTACGGTCTATTTGGTACACCGTACCCCCGAATCTGCAGGCAATCTGATCGTTGACCTCTGGGATGCGGAAATGTACGGACTGGAAAACTTTGCCAATCATCAGCGCATGGAAGTTCCTCAAATGGAACCTCATATGCTCACCGGACTGATGCCAAGTGAGGAAAGAGGCTATCGGTTTCGGACTCCTTCCATTTCAGGCCCCTCCATTTTGCGCTTGTCTTTTGGAGACAATCCGGTAATCCGGGATTATTGGGTCAGCCCGGGGGATAGTATCATGATTCAGGTAAACCCACAGTCTTCAGCGATTACCTTTTCAGGACCCTCTTCCTTTAAGTTTAGACTTCAGAAAGAGCTTCAGGAGGTACTATCCACTTCAGTTCAGGAAACAGATGTTGTACTGCCTTTTAACTCTGATGATGGATATAGGACATTTCTTGCAGATCCTGAAAACCACACAGCTTGGGATACTATTTCGCGATCTTTTGGTAGGAAAACCTCCCCCGTGGTAGCAGGGAAGTCCGAATTGGTATTTCTTAAATCCATAGACTATAAAAAATGGGAAGCAGAGGTTAGCCAAAGGGTTGGATTTTACGAAAAGTGGCTTTCTGAAGCGGATAGAATGGCTGTCAAGGCAGGAATATTGGGTAGATTGGGGTATATCCATGTAGGAAGATTACAGGGGGCATATGACAGGGTAGTTCAATTGGACGAACCGCAAACCGAAAGGGAATATGGGCTTTACATTTCCCAATATGCAGATGAGTTTGCAAAGGACATTCCGATAGAAACTGCCTTGCAGGTGCCCCCATTCCGTAACTTCTTGCTGTCCAAATCCAAATTAAGTGCCGATGTAAATGGCAAGTCTTTTTTAGAGCAGGTTCAAGGGGAATATCCTTCAGCGGTTGCGGATCGCCTGGCGATCCAATACCTCAGTGATTACAGGAGGAGGATTCCGGATTTTGAATCCCAGGCAAAAGAACTTCTTTCCCAAGTAGCTGAGCCAAGCCTAAAAGCTGAACTGGAAATCATGCTTGGCAAATTCGGCAGCGGAAGCAAGGTCATTTCTTTTGACTGGCTGGGAATTGACGGCAAGCGTATCCAAACAGATGAATATAAAGACAAGGTAATCCTGATGGATTTTTGGATCAGCGGATGTGGTGCATGCAAGGCATTTCATGAAAAAATCCTGAGTCCTTTGATTTCCAGATACGCAGAACACCCCAAAGTAGAAATTATCTCTGTAAGTGCCGACAGAAAGCCCGACTACTGGCAGAGGCAAAACGGTACCCTCAATGTTCCGGATGCTGGCTATACCCCGGCTTATGCTGAGCAAGAGGAAGGTAAGAACTCCTTTCTTTCGCATTATAATATACAAAGTTTCCCCCAGTGGATGATCATAAGGGACGGCGGGAGCCTTCTCAATCTTGGTCGGGTTCCAGCTACTTTGGAGGAAGCAGAAGGGCTGATAGAAAGAGCGCTGGCCAACCCCACAAGTCAAACCAACTTACTTTAA
- the tcmP gene encoding three-Cys-motif partner protein TcmP, translated as MKFNPIQYVENDGLEVMEVGNWAQKKYKLVGKYCDIFTSGMKNKWDLVYIDLFSGPGIVKIKESPTLLKNSALLAMSLPNSFHHYVLNDHSSSAASSLQTRIDRLHSDKSYKIYNEDANKVVDKIFDELPAYLKLSKPLFFAFIDPFSLNLHFDTIKKLSCQQVDILVLHALQMDGIRNMGHYIKDNNPKLDLFFGSPNWRTRITEEQVAKSKFLKFLSDEFDENIRKLGYKAAMIKERITNNQGSGIYYLSFYSKHDRGLEFFEKVRKGNNDQFELF; from the coding sequence ATGAAATTTAATCCGATTCAATACGTTGAGAATGATGGCCTAGAAGTTATGGAAGTTGGAAATTGGGCTCAAAAGAAATATAAATTGGTTGGTAAGTATTGTGATATTTTCACTTCTGGAATGAAAAATAAATGGGATTTGGTTTACATAGATCTGTTTTCTGGCCCTGGAATTGTGAAAATAAAGGAATCTCCAACCCTTCTGAAAAATTCAGCACTTTTAGCAATGTCATTACCCAATTCATTCCATCATTATGTTCTGAATGATCATTCTTCAAGTGCTGCAAGTTCCCTACAAACTAGAATTGATAGGCTTCATTCAGATAAATCTTATAAGATATACAATGAAGATGCGAATAAGGTAGTCGACAAAATTTTTGATGAATTGCCAGCTTATTTGAAGCTTTCAAAACCTCTTTTTTTTGCCTTCATTGATCCATTTTCATTGAATTTGCATTTCGATACAATTAAAAAACTTTCGTGTCAGCAAGTAGATATCTTAGTTTTACATGCGCTACAAATGGATGGGATTCGGAATATGGGGCATTATATTAAGGATAATAATCCCAAATTGGATCTTTTTTTCGGAAGTCCGAATTGGAGAACGAGAATTACTGAGGAACAGGTCGCTAAAAGCAAATTCCTTAAGTTCCTTTCTGATGAATTCGATGAAAATATCAGAAAGCTAGGCTATAAGGCAGCCATGATAAAGGAGAGAATTACGAACAATCAGGGAAGTGGAATCTATTACTTATCTTTTTATTCTAAACATGATAGAGGTTTAGAATTCTTCGAAAAAGTAAGAAAGGGGAATAACGATCAATTTGAATTATTTTAA
- a CDS encoding DUF5131 family protein, whose protein sequence is MAQTSIEWTELTWNPVTGCTKISAGCKFCYAEVMTKRLKAMGVEKYKDGFKKVRIHENTLNIPYTWRKSKVVFVNSMSDLFHTDVPLEFIQRVFKVMNENGQHVFQVLTKRADRLAEIHEQLTWSHNIWMGVSVEDQRVVNRIDFLRTTGARVKFLSLEPLIGPLPNLNLHGIDWVIVGGESGHKARPMDPDWVLDIQEQCEKSKVAFFFKQWGGKNKKKAGRELNGQTYDEMPEVELERFI, encoded by the coding sequence ATGGCACAAACATCAATTGAATGGACCGAACTTACCTGGAATCCGGTCACTGGCTGTACTAAGATATCTGCTGGATGTAAATTTTGCTATGCAGAGGTGATGACCAAGAGGCTGAAGGCCATGGGAGTGGAGAAGTACAAAGATGGCTTTAAGAAAGTACGTATTCATGAAAACACTTTGAATATTCCCTATACTTGGAGAAAGTCCAAAGTCGTCTTCGTCAATTCCATGTCTGATCTTTTCCACACAGACGTGCCGCTGGAATTTATACAGCGTGTGTTCAAGGTAATGAATGAAAATGGTCAGCATGTTTTTCAGGTACTTACTAAGCGCGCTGATAGATTGGCGGAAATCCATGAGCAACTTACCTGGTCTCATAATATTTGGATGGGAGTGTCAGTAGAAGATCAGCGGGTAGTTAACAGAATTGATTTTTTAAGAACTACTGGAGCCAGAGTAAAATTCTTGTCTCTTGAGCCTCTAATAGGGCCTCTGCCTAACCTAAATCTCCATGGTATCGACTGGGTGATCGTAGGAGGTGAGAGCGGACATAAAGCCAGGCCTATGGATCCTGATTGGGTGCTGGATATTCAAGAACAATGCGAGAAGTCAAAAGTGGCATTCTTTTTCAAACAATGGGGAGGTAAAAACAAGAAGAAGGCTGGAAGGGAGCTAAATGGGCAAACTTATGATGAGATGCCTGAGGTAGAATTGGAAAGGTTTATTTAG
- a CDS encoding RES domain-containing protein — MLPEINLNDLKQRLDQLRKLDLSIISYPEIIDIVNKEIALPILVTEVRAGNYIERIRINKKDEIFTTKQKLSYRTDLENIKSFGRANSPGSSMFYGAVISSPIQLPRIVALAETDELLRSKEKGKVDKDIFMTFSKWKITKNMRLAEMVFKKERIATTPEIEKAYQFHLKAFRKNMPEQEVQKLISILEFYSDEFAKAEIITDADYKISAAYAESAFKTGSVQGIIYPSVKTEYEGSNVALLPKTVDDHLQFEEALIIHVQIRGKKVFLDNLYRTGIAEADVNDLGWYKMEPASEKIKSKFFET; from the coding sequence ATGCTTCCCGAAATAAATCTCAATGATCTAAAACAACGCTTAGACCAGCTTAGAAAGTTGGATTTGTCCATTATCTCTTATCCTGAGATCATCGATATTGTCAACAAAGAGATCGCATTACCGATCCTAGTGACCGAGGTTCGAGCTGGTAACTACATTGAACGGATACGGATCAATAAAAAGGATGAGATATTTACCACTAAGCAGAAGTTGTCCTATCGCACTGATCTAGAAAACATCAAGAGTTTTGGTAGGGCAAACTCACCTGGTTCCTCTATGTTTTATGGTGCAGTAATCAGCAGTCCAATCCAGCTACCTAGAATAGTTGCCCTGGCAGAGACGGACGAATTACTAAGAAGTAAAGAAAAAGGCAAAGTCGATAAAGATATTTTTATGACCTTCAGCAAATGGAAGATCACAAAGAATATGCGTCTCGCTGAAATGGTATTTAAAAAAGAGAGGATAGCTACCACACCAGAAATTGAAAAGGCTTACCAATTTCATTTAAAGGCATTCCGTAAAAATATGCCCGAACAGGAGGTTCAGAAATTGATCTCGATACTTGAGTTCTACTCGGATGAATTTGCAAAAGCGGAGATTATAACGGACGCAGATTACAAGATCAGCGCAGCTTACGCTGAAAGTGCATTTAAAACCGGCAGTGTACAAGGTATTATCTATCCCAGCGTAAAAACTGAGTATGAGGGGAGTAACGTCGCATTATTACCCAAAACAGTAGATGACCATTTGCAGTTCGAAGAAGCGCTAATCATTCATGTTCAAATTCGGGGCAAAAAGGTATTCTTGGATAATTTATACCGAACCGGTATAGCCGAAGCAGATGTCAATGATCTCGGATGGTACAAAATGGAACCAGCATCGGAGAAAATTAAAAGTAAGTTCTTTGAAACATAA
- a CDS encoding reverse transcriptase/maturase family protein: protein MIDNSLWLKKRGYYHLTPKLDVIGKEKEYLSKITNPKFVSKHGFFPLLHAVIKERRYKKCRPDGQRSHVDPVKGPTAKKRPLHFATHIDSLIFGYYAQKLQIQYENVLQEDPDLSEAITAYRKIYNPEDPGRGKSTIHFAHEVFTEIKKKALLKGSCAVLKFDLEKFFSSIDHQYLKIAWAKIIGRESLPLDHYKVFRAATNFSYILKDDLRKSKKRFGSRSGFDERKLSQIRKHGIESYFGSHEEFRNAVKEGEVKIFKNPFRSKDRKKRIGIPQGLPISSVLANLYLLEFDQNVIQEVVKGLGGFYRRYSDDIIIVTDCQYESKVEELVMSLISKYFIKISEDKTEVFHFSRKENGLLKGSLKTKGGGFSDDYPLNYLGFDFYGDRTLIAAKNLSKFYRRMKVLIKRKAKVSAKLEPDQIGKKPAVFFRQLYRIYSNSDLERYQVRTRRISLTKNRFGEYVYKSKVIPKPMKGNYFSYVKRASRIMGEPAIANQLRNHRRIFNSTLKNRMLTS, encoded by the coding sequence ATGATAGACAATTCCCTATGGCTTAAGAAGCGTGGATATTACCACCTCACTCCCAAGTTGGATGTTATAGGGAAAGAGAAGGAATATTTGTCAAAAATCACAAATCCTAAATTTGTGAGTAAACATGGTTTTTTCCCACTTTTGCATGCTGTTATCAAAGAAAGGCGGTACAAGAAATGTAGGCCAGATGGGCAAAGGTCGCATGTAGATCCTGTTAAAGGCCCAACAGCAAAGAAAAGGCCGCTACATTTTGCAACTCATATAGACAGTTTGATTTTTGGCTATTATGCCCAGAAACTACAGATTCAGTATGAAAATGTCTTGCAAGAAGATCCAGATCTTTCTGAAGCCATTACTGCATATCGAAAAATCTATAATCCTGAGGATCCAGGACGAGGGAAAAGTACGATTCATTTTGCACATGAAGTTTTTACTGAAATTAAAAAGAAGGCTCTATTGAAAGGATCCTGTGCGGTATTGAAATTTGATCTAGAAAAATTTTTTAGCTCCATAGACCATCAATACCTAAAAATTGCATGGGCAAAAATTATAGGAAGGGAATCATTACCATTAGACCATTACAAAGTTTTCCGAGCGGCAACAAACTTTTCCTATATTTTAAAGGATGACCTTCGAAAGAGCAAAAAAAGATTTGGCAGCAGAAGTGGGTTTGATGAAAGAAAGTTAAGCCAAATTCGAAAGCATGGGATTGAAAGCTATTTTGGATCACATGAAGAATTCAGAAATGCGGTGAAAGAAGGGGAAGTGAAAATTTTTAAAAATCCCTTTCGGTCCAAGGATAGGAAAAAAAGGATTGGGATACCACAAGGTCTTCCTATTTCCTCAGTTCTAGCTAATCTTTATTTGTTAGAATTTGACCAAAATGTGATCCAAGAGGTAGTTAAGGGATTAGGAGGATTTTATCGCAGGTATTCAGATGACATAATAATAGTAACGGATTGTCAATATGAATCAAAGGTTGAAGAGCTTGTAATGAGTTTAATTTCAAAATATTTCATTAAAATAAGCGAGGATAAAACAGAAGTGTTTCATTTTTCCAGAAAGGAGAATGGTTTGTTGAAAGGGTCGCTTAAAACTAAAGGAGGTGGTTTTTCAGATGATTATCCACTGAATTATTTAGGATTTGATTTCTATGGAGATAGGACTTTAATAGCGGCAAAGAACCTTTCTAAATTTTATAGAAGAATGAAGGTCTTAATAAAAAGGAAAGCAAAGGTTTCTGCCAAATTGGAGCCAGATCAGATTGGTAAAAAACCAGCGGTTTTTTTCAGACAACTGTACCGCATATATTCAAATTCCGATCTGGAGCGATATCAAGTCAGAACAAGAAGAATTTCTCTTACAAAAAATAGATTTGGCGAATACGTTTATAAATCCAAAGTGATTCCCAAACCGATGAAGGGTAACTATTTTTCCTATGTAAAAAGAGCATCAAGGATTATGGGTGAACCGGCAATTGCTAATCAACTGAGAAATCATCGAAGGATTTTCAATTCCACTTTAAAAAATAGAATGCTGACTTCATGA
- a CDS encoding ImmA/IrrE family metallo-endopeptidase encodes MKNIDVDKLLQEIFNDGDEFDVKERFEEKLGEYGVSKTKALKLLNIDKDVFDEILEGTAKQPNLIHVVKVAEFLDIDVHEFVKMILKNQNPENIASIDRARKLKFLMKNFDVKALTKRGFFDGDDDIDEMVVKALTYFGYNSIKEFENQLVEPLYSRSVRQFSDKMKDFWVRSAYQTFKLINNPNPYDRERLKDTIVNMKPYSQDVTNGLHTVCKALYNIGVTVIFQDYLETTHVRGATFIINNKPCIVITDYLKKYPTLWFTLMHELHHVLFDYDTVASNRYHLSDDEDLFLIEEKANGFARDFFMPIESFQYIKSFINSPYVVDRFAKENEIHPSLVYSFFTWYQKELYGKNFYAAFKEFYPNCKTAVSKLNPVSWNENNIKEVSEKIKAVFEIN; translated from the coding sequence ATGAAAAATATAGACGTTGATAAGCTTCTACAGGAAATCTTTAATGACGGTGACGAATTCGACGTTAAGGAACGGTTCGAGGAGAAGCTTGGGGAATATGGCGTCAGCAAGACCAAGGCGCTAAAGCTCCTCAATATTGATAAAGACGTTTTTGATGAGATTCTTGAAGGCACTGCAAAGCAGCCCAACCTAATCCATGTGGTCAAAGTCGCCGAATTCCTGGACATCGATGTTCATGAGTTTGTCAAAATGATTCTGAAAAACCAGAATCCTGAAAATATCGCTTCTATCGACCGCGCCAGAAAGCTCAAGTTCCTGATGAAGAACTTTGATGTCAAAGCATTGACGAAAAGAGGCTTTTTTGATGGGGACGATGATATAGATGAAATGGTCGTCAAGGCTTTGACTTATTTTGGTTATAATTCTATCAAAGAATTTGAAAATCAACTGGTTGAGCCACTGTACAGCAGGTCTGTCAGGCAGTTTTCAGATAAGATGAAAGACTTTTGGGTTCGTTCGGCCTACCAGACTTTCAAGCTGATCAACAATCCTAATCCCTACGACCGCGAGCGTCTGAAGGATACCATTGTGAATATGAAGCCCTACTCTCAGGATGTAACCAATGGCCTTCATACAGTTTGCAAAGCCCTATATAATATAGGAGTCACCGTGATCTTTCAAGATTATCTCGAAACCACTCATGTCCGTGGTGCCACGTTCATTATCAATAATAAGCCATGCATCGTAATCACCGATTACTTGAAGAAATACCCAACTCTCTGGTTTACCCTTATGCATGAACTTCACCATGTGTTGTTTGATTACGATACGGTGGCTTCCAACCGCTACCATTTGTCAGATGATGAAGATTTATTCCTTATAGAGGAGAAGGCAAATGGTTTTGCTAGGGATTTTTTCATGCCAATAGAAAGCTTTCAGTATATCAAAAGCTTCATCAATAGCCCCTATGTAGTGGATAGATTCGCGAAGGAAAATGAAATCCATCCTTCTTTGGTTTACTCCTTTTTTACATGGTATCAGAAGGAGCTTTATGGGAAGAATTTTTATGCCGCATTCAAGGAGTTTTATCCGAATTGCAAGACTGCCGTCAGCAAACTCAATCCCGTGTCCTGGAATGAGAATAATATCAAGGAGGTAAGTGAAAAGATTAAAGCAGTGTTTGAGATTAACTAA